Below is a window of Desulfobacterales bacterium DNA.
TGCGCAGCCCCATGGCGGCCCAAAGAATAATAAACACGCAAATGATCCCCAGAAAGGCATTGGTCTGCAGCTCCCGGATCCGCTTCTTGATTTCGCTGGACTGGTCAAAATACAAGGTGGTTGTCAAACCCGGATATTGTTTGGGGATGCCTTTTAAAAGCGATTTGACGTCGTCTACAATCCGGATCATGTTGGTGTTGCGTTTTCTTTTGATTGAAAGGACCAGTGCTTTTTTCTTGTCAATGAATGTCAGTGTCCGGGGCTTTTCCAGGGTCGGTGTAATCCGGGCGACATCCCGTAAAAAGACCGTCTCTTCGGCTGTCTGCTTTAGAACGATGCCTCCCAGATTTTCAGGCTGCCGCGGTTCCCCGACCATGCGGATGGCCGTCTCGCGGCCATTCATTTCCAGACTGCCGCCGGGACGGTTCTGGGAGCGACCGGCAATGGCCTGGGCCACTTGTGAGACTGAAATTCCATAGGCGGAAAGCTGCCGGGGATTTATTTCCACCCAGATTTCATTTTCACGATCCCCCAGAATGTCCACCTCGGAAACGCCGTCGACGTTTTCAAATGTTTCGGCGATGTCCTTGGCGAGATCCTGGAGCTGCATCATGGGCAGATTCCCGGCCAGACCCACCATGCAGACCGGAAAAATGGCAATATCGATCTCGATGACATTGGGAACTTTGGCCTCTTGGGGCAGGTCCTCGACCCGGTCCACTGCGTTGCGAATCTCCTGCATGGCCTGATCGATTTCATATTCGTTCAGATTGGTGTTGAACAATACGTGGATTTTCGAGGTGCTTTCATAGGAATTGGACTCATATCGCCGGATCTCGGCAATGCCGTCCAACTCTTTTTCAATCTTCTGGGTGACCAGCTTCTCCATTTCCTCCGGAGAAAATCCCGGGCTGAGCGTGACAATCAAACCTTCTCCGATGGAGAGATCCGGATCCAGGTAGCGCGGCATTGCCCGGTAGCAATAGATGCCGCCGATGATAATCAGGAGCAGCGCCATTCGAACAACGATCGGCCGGTTTATGCCAAATCGGGTTAAAAACATGCTGGATCACTCGCTCTGGATCGTCACGGTGTCGCCGCTTTTGATACCGGTCGGATTGGTTATCACCTGTTCATTGCCATCCAGACCTTTCAGGATTTGAACCCGTTGATCATAATAATCGCCAAGGGTTACCGCCCTGAAAAGGGCTTTTCCGTTTTCCACCACATACAAACCGATGTTTCCATCCTCCTCTGCCAACCAGGCCGACGGTATCTTGATGGCCTGGTTCTCGTCCGCCAGGGGAAATCGGACCCGTGCGGTCATACCGTCCGCCATGCGGGGATCCGGATCGGCCACCAGCAGTTCAGCCGGAAACGACCGCGTTGACGGCGCAGCCGTGGGCGACAGAAAAACGAGCCAGCAGCGATAGGTTTCACCTGCAAGGGCATCAACTGAAAAATCAAGCTGGGGATGTTTTTTTAATACCGCAATATCTTTTTCGTTTATGGACAGTTTTATCTTCATACGGCTGAGATCGACGATCCGTGTAATGGTCATTCCCGGCGGTATCACCTCCCCCTGTTCAGCATCCCTGAAAGCCGCTACGCCGCTGAAAGGGGCGACCAGTCTTGATTTCCGCAGCCGGTCCTTCGCCAGCGCCAGCCCGGCTTGGGCCTGTTCAACATTGGCTTTGGCAGCCTGACGATCTTCCTCCCGCGGACCCTGTTCCGAAAGTATCAGCCCCTGCCGGGCCGATGCTTCTTTTGCCCGGGCCATGTCAACGGCCCTTCTGGCGGAATCATATACGCTGTCCGAAACCGCTCGGTTCCCGTAAAGCGTTTTAATCCGGTCAACGTTCTTTTCCGCTTCCAGGCGTTCGGCCGCGGCGGCCTGGAGCGCTGCCTTAGCCATTAGAATCTCTTCCGGCCGGGACCCTTTTGTCGTCTTTTCAAGCTGGCTTTCAGCAGCTTTCAGCGCAGCCGCCGCCTGCTGCACTTCAATGCGGATGCTGTCGGTGCTGACTTCAGCGAGCACCTGGTTTTTTTTCACCCGGTCGCCTTTTTCGAAAAAGAACCGTTCGATCGTTCCGCCCATTTCGCTGGAAATTTCGGCCTTGCGAAAGGCCGACAACAGGCCAACATATTCAACCGTCCCTCTTGGCGGAAGCGCCGCCGCCGGACTGATTGTAACCGCTTTGGCCGTTCGGACCGGCGTCTCAACGGCCGGGCGTGTTTCGGTCTTGTCCCCGCAGCCGCCTGACAGAATCAATACAAAACCCGCAGCGGATAACAACCATAAGCTCTTGAGTATGGATGGAATTTTGTTCATTTATTAAAATGTCGAATGTCAAATCCTGACACAAAGACAACTATCGGCCGGCATCATGTGTTTTGCGTTCCAGAAATTTGTCTTCCGTGCGGTCCTGCATGAAAATCTTGTTAAAACCGCC
It encodes the following:
- a CDS encoding efflux RND transporter periplasmic adaptor subunit gives rise to the protein MLSAAGFVLILSGGCGDKTETRPAVETPVRTAKAVTISPAAALPPRGTVEYVGLLSAFRKAEISSEMGGTIERFFFEKGDRVKKNQVLAEVSTDSIRIEVQQAAAALKAAESQLEKTTKGSRPEEILMAKAALQAAAAERLEAEKNVDRIKTLYGNRAVSDSVYDSARRAVDMARAKEASARQGLILSEQGPREEDRQAAKANVEQAQAGLALAKDRLRKSRLVAPFSGVAAFRDAEQGEVIPPGMTITRIVDLSRMKIKLSINEKDIAVLKKHPQLDFSVDALAGETYRCWLVFLSPTAAPSTRSFPAELLVADPDPRMADGMTARVRFPLADENQAIKIPSAWLAEEDGNIGLYVVENGKALFRAVTLGDYYDQRVQILKGLDGNEQVITNPTGIKSGDTVTIQSE